The following proteins come from a genomic window of Alnus glutinosa chromosome 10, dhAlnGlut1.1, whole genome shotgun sequence:
- the LOC133878909 gene encoding uncharacterized protein LOC133878909 — MTVTRSANQGDFQYDPEIERTLCRLRREAWRKSEENDLALDFLFASNSDLKEEEIMAGNRTLKELATPDLNQQPLCITFPTLDATTTFELKSGLIHLLPTFYGLTGEDSHKHLKELHVVCTSMKPTGVTEEQIKLRAFPFSLKDSAKDWLYYLPSGTITTWNEMKRLFLEKYFPASKASNIRKEICGVRQHNGESLHEYLERFKKLCASCPHHQISEQLLIQYFYEGLLPIDRNMIDAASGGALVDKTPEAARNLIANMAANSQQFGTRLDLPSKHVNEVNISSLEQQIASLTSLVRQMAVGNMQSAKACGICSIVGHPTDMCPTLQEEPIEQVNAAGGFPGQPQRKYDPYSSTYNPGWRDHPNLSYGNPQINQPATQNHPSYQQYKQPYPPRQQLGQISNSGMSLDDIVKSLATNTLQFQQETRASIQSLENQMGQMATAINKLEAQSSGKLPSQTVINPRENVSEIVLRSGKEVEIPVKAAPASSEQEKEKNIVADGDFPNDDDLPKRKFPPLSEYKPVPPFPQALTKSRKYERNLDLYETFRRCELNIPLLDAIKQVPRYAKFLKELCTHKREQKHKRYEKVKVGENVSAVIQRKLPAKCKDPGMFTIPCTIGNMRFEKAMADLGASINVMPYSIYASLKLGPLLKTGVVIQLADRSIAYPKGVVEDVLVQINDLVFPADFYVLDMENGDQTAPILLGKPFLKTSKTKIDVNSGTITMEFDGEIIKFNIYDAMKYPDDDNPVYSIDEIDPLAQEVFKLDGKGELEVAISKHLEKKNEEFALNIDLQETVAALNDFPKL; from the coding sequence ATGACTGTAACTCGATCTGCTAATCAAGGTGATTTTCAGTACGATCCAGAAATAGAGAGAACTTTGTGCAGGTTAAGGAGGGAAGCTTGGAGAAAATCTGAAGAGAACGATCTGGCTCTTGACTTCCTATTTGCTAGCAATTCTGAtttaaaagaggaagaaatcaTGGCTGGAAATCGAACTTTGAAAGAGCTTGCTACTCCTGATTTAAATCAACAACCTTTATGCATAACGTTCCCTACTTTAGATGCTACTActacttttgaattaaaatctggACTAATACATCTCTTGCCCACTTTTTATGGCCTTACAGGTGAAGATTCTCACAAGCATTTAAAGGAGCTTCATGTGGTATGCACGAGTATGAAACCCACAGGGGTAACTGAGGAGCAAATTAAATTGCGagcctttccattttctttgaaaGATTCGGCTAAGGATTGGCTCTATTATCTACCCTCTGGGACTATTACCACATGGAACGAGATGAAGAGACTATTTTTGGAGAAGTATTTCCCAGCTTCAAAGGCGTCCAACATTCGAAAAGAAATTTGTGGTGTAAGGCAGCACAACGGAGAGTCCCTACACGAATACTTGGAACGTTTTAAGAAATTATGTGCAAGCTGCCCCCATCATCAAATTAGTGAGCAGTTACTCATCCAATATTTCTATGAGGGCCTTCTACCCATTGATAGGAACATGATTGATGCTGCCAGTGGAGGAGCTTTGGTGGATAAAACTCCCGAGGCCGCaagaaacttgattgcaaatatGGCGGCCAACTCTCAACAATTTGGCACTAGGCTTGACCTTCCATCTAAGCATGTTAATGAGGTAAATATTTCAtcccttgaacaacaaattgcaAGTCTGACTTCTCTTGTTCGTCAAATGGCTGTAGGTAATATGCAATCCGCGAAGGCTTGTGGAATTTGTTCAATAGTAGGGCATCCAACCGATATGTGCCCAACTCTTCAAGAGGAGCCCATTGAGCAAGTGAATGCGGCAGGTGGTTTTCCTGGACAACCGCAAAGGAAATATGATCCCTATTCGAGCACGTATAACCCAGGATGGAGGGATCACCCCAATCTTAGCTATGGGAATCCACAAATAAACCAGCCCGCGACTCAAAACCACCCAAGTTATCAGCAATATAAGCAGCCATACCCTCCTAGACAACAATTGGGCCAAATTTCTAATTCTGGTATGTCTTTAGACGATATTGTTAAGTCTCTTGCCACTAACACTTTGCAATTTCAACAGGAGACGAGGGCCAGTATTCAAAGTTTGGAAAATCAGATGGGGCAGATGGCGACCGCAATTAATAAGCTAGAGGCGCAAAGTTCGGGGAAATTACCCTCTCAAACGGTAATAAATCCAAGAGAGAATGTAAGTGAAATCGTTTTGAGAAGTGGTAAAGAGGTTGAGATTCCAGTAAAGGCAGCCCCTGCATCGTCAgagcaagaaaaggagaaaaacatCGTTGCTGACGGGGATTTTCCCAATGACGATGACTTACCTAAGCGTAAGTTTCCACCTCTTTCTGAGTATAAACCAGTACCTCCTTTTCCTCAGGCTTTAACAAAATCTAGAAAATATGAGCGAAATTTAGATTTATATGAGACTTTTCGTAGATGCGAGTTAAATATTCCACTTCTAGATGCTATTAAACAAGTACCTCGTTATGCTAAATTCCTAAAAGAACTGTGCACACATAAGAgggaacaaaaacataaaagatatGAGAAGGTGAAAGTAGGGGAGAATGTTTCTGCagttattcaaagaaaactccCTGCAAAGTGCAAAGATCCAGGTATGTTTACTATCCCTTGTACGATAGGTAACATGAGATTTGAGAAGGCCATGGCAGATTTAGGAGCTTCCATCAATGTAATGCCATATTCTATATATGCTTCTTTGAAACTTGGGCCTTTGCTTAAAACTGGTGTTGTGATTCAATTGGCTGATAGATCTATTGCTTATCCTAAGGGTGTAGTTGAGGATGTTCTTGTGCAAATCAATGATTTGGTTTTTCCTGCTGATTTCTatgtgcttgatatggaaaatggtGATCAAACTGCTCCTATTTTGTTAGGAAAACCATTCTTGAAGACATCCAAAACCAAGATAGATGTTAATAGTGGCACAATTACCATGGAATTTGATGGTgaaattattaagtttaatatttatgaTGCCATGAAATATCCTGATGATGATAATCCGGTTTATTCTATTGATGAGATTGATCCTTTAGCACAAGAAGTTTTTAAACTTGATGGAAAAGGTGAATTGGAAGTTGCCATTAGTAAACATCTTGAGAAAAAGAATGAGGAGTTTGCCTTGAATATTGATTTGCAGGAAACCGTGGCAGCATTGAATGATTTTCCGAAGTTATAG
- the LOC133878828 gene encoding phospholipid-transporting ATPase 1, whose protein sequence is MASERPLLIPSPRTPNTQDLLTLPVLLDLTKPNSGRPGSFPVMESKNPSENSFSVEPKLSSSSQRSVFSNQSKTSAGNSVREGGFGDSGSKPVRYGSGRADSEALAMSQKEINDEDARLIYINDPGKTNERFEFAGNSINTGKYSIITFLPRNLFEQFHRVAYIYFLAIVVLNQLPQLAVFGRGVSILPLAFVLLVTAVKDAYEDSRRHRSDRIENNRLASVLVNGQFQPKKSKDIRVGEIIRIQAEETIPCDMVLLSTSDPTGVAYVQTINLDGESNLKTRYAKQETLLKMPDKERVGGLIKCEKPNRNIYGFHANMEIDGKKLSLGPSNILLRGCQIKNTEWALGVAVYAGRDTKAMLNSSGAPSKRSRLETHMNFEIIILSVFLVTLCTVVSICAVVWLLGHGEELDYLPYFRKADFSGRDDGDYNYYGWGLETVFTFLMSVIVFQIMIPISLYISMELVRVGQAYFMIRDSEMYDEASNSRFQCRALNINEDLGQVKYVFSDKTGTLTENKMEFQCASIWGIDYSGGNSQIEQDEYSVKVEGKVLRPKMKVKTDPGLLQISESKTDTKEGKHVHDFFLALAACNTIVPLVVDTPDPTVKRIDYQGESPDEQALVYAAAAYGFMLIERTSGYIVIDIQGRRQRFNVLGLHEFDSDRKRMSVILGCPDNSVKVFVKGADTTMFSVIDKSLNKNVIRATEAHLHAYSSLGLRTLVVGMRELSASEFEQWHSSFEAASTALIGRAALLRKVAGGVENNLSLLGASGIEDKLQEGVPEAIECLRTAGIKVWVLTGDKQETAISIAYSSKLLTRRMTQIIINSNSKESCRRGLEEAIVMSKKLMTVAGVTDNAGGSSEARSTALALIIDGTSLVYILDSELEEQLFQLASECSVVLCCRVAPLQKAGIVALVKNRTADMTLAIGDGANDVSMIQMADVGVGISGQEGRQAVMASDFSMGQFRFLVPLLLVHGHWNYQRMGYMILYNFYRNAVMVFVLFWYVLFTCFTLTTAINEWSSTLYSIIYTSLPTIVVGILDKDLSRRSLLKYPQLYGTGHRQESYNTKLFWITMLDTLWQSVAIFFIPLFAYWHSTIDISSIGDLWILAVVILVNIHLAMDVMRWTWLTHAAIWGSIIATFICVIVLDAIPDLIGYWAFFSVAKTGTFWLCLLAIVIAGIIPRFVVKFIYQYYSPSDVQIAREVEKFGDPRELGTVQIEMNPILDPQRR, encoded by the exons ATGGCCTCTGAGCGTCCCCTTTTGATCCCATCTCCTAGAACTCCTAATACCCAAGACCTGTTGACTCTACCCGTCCTTTTAGATCTAACAAAGCCCAATTCTGGCCGCCCTGGGTCGTTTCCCGTGATGGAATCGAAAAACCCATCTGAGAATTCTTTTAGCGTAGAACCAAAATTGAGTTCCTCCTCCCAACGAAGTGTCTTTTCCAATCAATCCAAGACGTCCGCCGGGAATTCTGTTAGGGAAGGGGGTTTTGGTGATTCGGGATCGAAGCCGGTGCGATATGGGTCAGGGCGGGCTGATTCCGAAGCGCTTGCTATGTCGCAGAAGGAAATCAATGATGAGGATGCGAGATTGATTTATATAAATGATCCTGGGAAGACAAATGAGAGGTTTGAGTTTGCTGGGAATTCGATAAACACTGGAAAGTATTCGATTATTACATTTTTGCCAAGAAATCTGTTCGAACAATTTCATAGAGTTGCATACATATATTTCCTCGCAATTGTTGTGCTTAATCAGCTCCCCCAGCTGGCTGTTTTTGGCCGGGGAGTTTCAATTTTGCCGTTAGCCTTTGTGCTTTTAGTCACGGCGGTTAAGGATGCATACGAGGACTCTAGGCGGCACCGGTCAGACCGGATTGAGAATAACCGGTTGGCATCAGTTTTGGTTAATGGTCAGTTCCAACCTAAAAAAAGTAAGGATATCAGAGTTGGTGAAATCATCAGAATTCAGGCGGAAGAAACTATTCCTTGTGACATGGTGCTTCTCTCCACGAGTGACCCGACCGGGGTTGCATATGTACAGACTATTAATTTGGATGGAGAGTCAAATTTGAAGACTCGGTACGCAAAGCAAGAGACCCTCTTGAAGATGCCTGATAAGGAAAGAGTTGGTGGGTTGATCAAGTGTGAGAAACCAAATAGGAATATTTATGGGTTTCACGCCAACATGGAAATTGATGGGAAAAAGCTGTCTCTTGGACCCTCCAATATTCTTCTTCGAGGCTGTCAGATCAAGAACACTGAATGGGCCCTTGGGGTTGCAGTGTATGCTGGTCGTGACACCAAAGCTATGCTCAACAGCTCAGGAGCTCCATCGAAGAGGAGTCGGCTTGAGACCCATATGAACTTTGAGATCATCATCCTCTCTGTGTTTCTTGTTACATTGTGTACGGTTGTCTCCATCTGCGCCGTTGTTTGGTTGTTGGGCCACGGGGAAGAGTTGGATTACTTACCTTATTTCAGAAAAGCCGACTTCTCGGGCAGGGATGATGGAGACTATAACTATTATGGTTGGGGATTGGAGACTGTGTTCACATTCCTCATGTCAGTTATTGTTTTCCAGATCATGATACCCATTTCTCTATACATTTCCATGGAGCTTGTCCGGGTTGGTCAGGCTTACTTCATGATCCGAGATTCCGAAATGTATGATGAGGCATCAAATTCAAGATTTCAGTGCAGGGCGTTGAATATAAATGAAGATTTAGGACAAGTAAAGTATGTATTCTCTGATAAAACTGGTACACTTACAGAGAACAAGATGGAATTTCAATGTGCAAGCATATGGGGAATAGATTATAGTGGTGGGAATTCACAAATTGAGCAAGACGAATACTCTGTTAAAG TGGAGGGAAAAGTTTTAAGGCCAAAGATGAAGGTGAAGACTGACCCGGGACTTTTACAAATATCAGAAAGTAAAACTGACACAAAGGAAGGCAAACATGTCCATGATTTCTTCCTTGCATTAGCTGCTTGCAATACAATTGTGCCTCTTGTTGTAGACACACCTGACCCTACTGTGAAGAGGATAGATTACCAAGGCGAGTCGCCAGATGAACAAGCATTGGTATATGCCGCTGCCGCCTATGGTTTTATGCTCATAGAACGAACCTCTGGCTATATAGTTATTGATATTCAAGGACGAAGGCAAAG GTTTAATGTTTTGGGTTTGCATGAATTTGATAGTGACCGGAAGAGGATGTCAGTTATATTGGGGTGCCCTGACAACAGTGTGAAAGTTTTTGTAAAAGGTGCTGACACAACAATGTTTAGCGTGATAGATAAATCTTTGAACAAGAATGTAATACGTGCAACTGAAGCCCATCTTCACGCTTACTCCTCACTGGGTCTGAGAACGCTTGTTGTTGGGATGCGGGAACTGAGTGCTTCAGAATTTGAGCAGTGGCACTCTTCCTTTGAGGCGGCAAGCACTGCTTTAATTGGTAGAGCTGCTTTGCTTCGAAAGGTTGCTGGCGGTGTTGAAAACAATCTGAGCCTGCTGGGTGCCTCTGGTATTGAGGATAAACTGCAAGAGGGGGTGCCAGAAGCCATAGAATGTCTGAGAACAGCAGGGATTAAAGTATGGGTTTTGACTGGGGACAAGCAAGAAACTGCCATATCAATTGCCTACTCCTCCAAGCTCCTGACAAGGAGGATGACCCAGATAATAATTAATAGCAATTCTAAGGAGTCATGTAGAAGGGGTTTAGAAGAGGCCATTGTCATGTCTAAGAAGCTCATGACTGTTGCTGGGGTTACAGACAATGCTGGAGGAAGTTCTGAAGCTCGTTCAACTGCACTGGCCTTAATTATTGATGGTACCAGCCTTGTTTATATTCTTGACAGTGAACTTGAAGAACAG CTCTTCCAATTGGCCAGTGAATGTTCCGTGGTGCTATGTTGTCGGGTGGCTCCATTGCAAAAGGCTGGAATTGTTGCCCTTGTGAAGAACAGGACTGCTGACATGACACTTGCCATAGGGGATG GTGCAAATGATGTTTCAATGATCCAAATGGCTGATGTCGGAGTTGGAATTAGTGGCCAAGAAGGTCGACAAGCTGTAATGGCATCAGATTTTTCGATGGGGCAGTTTAGATTCTTAGTCCCCCTTTTATTGGTCCATGGGCATTGGAATTACCAGCGGATGGGCTACATGATATTGTATAATTTTTACAGGAACGCAgtgatggtttttgttttattttg GTATGTGCTCTTTACTTGTTTCACCCTGACAACTGCAATCAATGAATGGAGCAGTACGTTGTATTCGATAATCTATACTTCTTTGCCTACAATTGTTGTTGGAATTCTTGACAAGGACTTAAGTAGGAGGTCTCTTCTAAAGTATCCTCAGCTTTATGGGACTGGGCACAGGCAAGAGAGCTACAACACGAAGTTGTTTTGGATAACAATGCTTGACACTTTGTGGCAAAGTGTAGCTATCTTCTTTATCCCTCTCTTTGCATATTGGCACAGTACCATTGATATATCAAGTATAGGAGATCTTTGGATACTTGCAGTGGTTATTTTGGTTAATATACACTTGGCCATGGACGTCATGAGGTGGACTTGGCTTACTCATGCAGCCATTTGGGGATCTATAATTGCAACTTTCATTTGTGTTATCGTCCTTGATGCTATACCCGATTTAATTGGTTACTG GGCATTCTTTAGTGTGGCAAAGACTGGAACCTTTTGGTTATGCTTGCTTGCAATTGTGATTGCAGGCATAATACCTCGTTTTgttgtaaaatttatttatcaatacTATAGCCCTTCCGATGTTCAGATTGCAAGGGAAGTTGAAAAGTTTGGGGATCCAAGGGAGCTTGGAACTGTACAAATAGAAATGAATCCTATCCTGGATCCTCAAAGGAGATGA